In the genome of Brachionichthys hirsutus isolate HB-005 chromosome 23, CSIRO-AGI_Bhir_v1, whole genome shotgun sequence, one region contains:
- the LOC137911738 gene encoding olfactory receptor 2M3-like → MPLNASNASLPPPSNSHPTHIYYILRGCLYSTLGSFNVAFFTIADLVIILPLCILVLHLGLRQRRPGRAMSHCDLITLCIVVVELLNVSAICLLCYGIHADVQQVAMAGVLLYITYMSGQMLFQTLTCLERYLAVVHPIAYVKLKKGKGMRIRSIVIGCTWLLTFGGAGFTYMDNKTLTYITCYCMIALILIVISFCSLSVLCALIHPGPGDGVGGKQRVGQAKRRAFYTIMAITGVLVFRFTGCLTLTVVYAMPGKGELQRCQVWVSALWLSLPSSLLSPLLFLLRAGRLKCRKSSSDSGR, encoded by the coding sequence ATGCCACTCAACGCATCCAacgcctctcttcctcctccatcaaaCTCTCACCCCACCCACATATATTATATCCTGCGCGGCTGCTTGTACTCCACACTTGGCTCTTTCAACGTCGCCTTCTTCACCATCGCCGACCTCGTAATCATCCTCCCTCTCTGCATCCTCGTCCTCCACCTGGGCCTCCGTCAGCGGCGTCCCGGTAGGGCGATGAGCCACTGCGACCTGATCACGCTCTGCATCGTGGTCGTGGAGCTGCTTAACGTGTCGGCGATCTGCCTGCTCTGCTACGGCATCCACGCTGATGTCCAACAGGTGGCGATGGCGGGTGTCTTGCTTTACATCACTTACATGTCTGGACAGATGCTCTTTCAGACTCTGACCTGCCTGGAGCGCTACCTGGCCGTCGTTCACCCCATCGCCTACGTGAAGCTGAAGAAAGGGAAAGGGATGAGAATCAGAAGCATCGTCATCGGCTGCACGTGGCTCCTGACCTTCGGAGGGGCGGGCTTCACGTACATGGACAATAAAACGCTCACCTATATCACATGCTACTGCATGATTGCCTTGATCTTAATTGTGATCTCtttctgcagcctttctgtTCTCTGTGCTCTGATTCATCCGGGGCCAGGCGACGGGGTTGGGGGCAAGCAGCGGGTGGGTCAGGCAAAGCGAAGGGCCTTCTACACCATCATGGCCATAACGGGAGTGCTTGTGTTCAGGTTTACGGGGTGTCTGACTCTGACCGTTGTGTATGCCATGCCAGGGAAAGGTGAACTACAGAGGTGTCAGGTTTGGGTGTCTGCGCTCTGGCTGTCTCTGCCCAGCAGCCTGTTGTCAcctctgctcttcctgcttAGAGCTGGAAGACTGAAGTGTCGTAAGAGCAGCAGCGACTCAGGGCGCTGA